A segment of the Streptomyces diastaticus subsp. diastaticus genome:
CCCCTTTTAACGCCCGGATGCGGGAGCCGTCGACGGCCGCCCGGGAGAAGTGCAGGGCGTTCGCGCTGCGGAGTTCGGCGAGGAGGGCCTCGTGCAGTCGGGGCCACACACCGGCCTCGATCCACTCCGCCAGACGGCGCCAGCAGGTCATCCCCGAGCTGAAGCCGAGTTCCCGCGGTAGGTGTCCCCAGGCGATCCCGGTGTGCAGAACGAACAGGGTGCCCTGGAACACAAGCCGGTCCGGATGCCGCTTGCGCCCGGGTGACAAGTTCGGCGCTCGACCATGGGCAGCAGCAGCTCGATCACCGCCCCCAATTCGTCATCGACATACCACGACTTCGACCGAGCCACTCCATACCCCCGGATCAACAGCCCCAGAGCGATCCAACCACCTTGAAGATCATTTTGTTAGGAGTCCTTCAGACCCCCCGCCCGCGCGACAACGACCGCGCTCGCCGAAGCCGGCCGGGCGACGGCAGTACCTGGCGGCACTCGGCGTTCCGGCGTTCGGCGTCGGCTTCTCCCGAAGAGGGTCGCGCCGGCCCGCGCCGCCCCTCCGGATTCGCGGTCCACCGTCGGCGCCACGCCCCGCACCGGACCTCGGTGACGACGCTCACGGCGGCGTACTGGCCCACCACTCGACCCACCGCACTCCGCCCGGGTCGCTCACCGCGCGTTCGCGGAGCCCCACCGCACCCCGGCTCTCGGCGGCCGCCTTCCGCCCGCAGACCAAGTGGACGCCGCCCGCACCACAGCCGGACGCACGCTACGGCGGCCATCCGTCTCGTACACCTCCCGCCGCCTGCCGCCGTACCCACCTGGCGGGACCTCTCGGCGAGGCCGCGTTCACCGCCGTCACCGCCCAGCTCGCGCAGGCGCCCGACGCGTGGCTGACCTGCGCTTCACCGGCCCCATCACCCACAAGCGGATCGGCGGCCGGACCGCCCGGCCGCCTCCACCCCGAGGAGCCTTGACATCACACCCACCAAACGAGACGATACGTCTCGTTGCGCTGATGGCCGGCGCATCACCCAGACCGGCCCGGCTTGAGGACCGAGGAGTACGCATGACCCCACCAGCCACGACACCCCGCACACACTGGATCGAACCCGTACCCGGCGTCCGCCTGTGGGTGGAGGAGCACGGCGACCCGGACGCCCCCGCCCTCCTCCTGGTGATGGGCGCCGCCAGTTCCGGACTCGCCTGGCCCGACCCGCTCGTCCACGGCCTGGCCCTGCGCCACCGGGTGATCCGCTACGACCACCGCGACACCGGCAGATCGACCTGGTCCTACGCCGAGCAGCCGTACGCGGTGTCCGACCTGGCGGGGGACGCGGTCGCGGTCCTCGACGCCCTGGGCGTGGAGCGCGCACACGCGGTCGGCATGTCGCTGGGCGGCATCCTCGTCCAGCTCCTGGTCACGGACCATCCGGACCGCCTGCTGAGCGCCACCGTGCTCGGCACCTGCGCCGCCAGCGAGGCGCCGTGGACTAGGGCCGACGGCACCCGGGCCACCCCGGCCGACCTGCCGCCCGTCGACCCACGGCTGATCGAGGCGTGGTCCCGGCCCCCCGAGGAACGGGACGAGGCAACGGAGATCGAGCACCGGCTGCGCCACTGGAAGCTGCTCAACGGCGACCAGGTCCCCTTCGACGAGGCGTTCTTCCGCGACCAGGAAGAGCGGATCATCCGCCACACGGGCCACAGCGGGGCCAGTACGGCCCATGCCCAGGCCGACCAGTCCGGCCTGGTGCGCACCGCCGGACTGGCCCGCAACCAGGTGCCGTTCCTGGTGATCTCCGCACCGGCCGACCCGGTCTACCCGCCCGGGCACGCCGTGCACCTGAGCCAGGCGGTGGGCGCCGCCCGGCTGGTGGAGGTCGCGGGCCTGGGCCATGCGCTGCCTCCGGCGGTCTGGCCCCGGCTGGCCCGCGCGATCGAGGAGCACACGGCGCGAACCGGATCGTGAACGGCCGACGGCGCCCGGGAAGCCCGTCCGCGTCACGGCAGGGTCGGTGCAGGCGGACGGGAAGGCGCCGGACGCTGCCGCCGACGCACCCGGCGATCGGCGGCAGCGTCTCCTCCGGCTCGGCCAGGGCCGGCCCGGGGAACCGGCCGAGGAGGCGTTCCGGCGTGACGGTCGCCTCCAGCCGGACCGGCGGCGCGCCGAGGCAGGAGTGCGGGCCGAGCCCGAGCGAGAGGTGCCGGGGCCCGGTCCGGGTGAAGCGAAGCGGTCGGCGTCCGGCGCGTGCGTGGCGGGGTCCCGGCCCGCGGTGGAGTACCCGGCGAGCACCGGCGTACCCGAGGCCTCACCCTCTACTTGAGGCTGAGGCCCCGGGTGGCGTAGCGGAAGGGGAAGGCGCTGACGGGGCTGTCCCGGCGCAGGAGCTCCTCGACGGCCTGGCCCCAGGTGGCATGCCCGCGCAGGACGAGGCGAGCTGGTCCCGGCGGGAGCACAGGGCGCGGACGGCGTTGGTGACGAGGTGGAGGGTGGTCCCGAGCCTGGCGACCACCAGGAGAAACAGGGGACCGAGCAGTTCGGCGGGTGCGAGCCGTCCGCCGCCCTCGTCGCGTGCGGTGGTCAACGCGCTGGTGAGGTCGCCACCGGGAGCGGCGGCCCGGGTTTCGGCGACCTCGCCGAGCAGCACGAGCAGGGCG
Coding sequences within it:
- a CDS encoding alpha/beta fold hydrolase, whose product is MTPPATTPRTHWIEPVPGVRLWVEEHGDPDAPALLLVMGAASSGLAWPDPLVHGLALRHRVIRYDHRDTGRSTWSYAEQPYAVSDLAGDAVAVLDALGVERAHAVGMSLGGILVQLLVTDHPDRLLSATVLGTCAASEAPWTRADGTRATPADLPPVDPRLIEAWSRPPEERDEATEIEHRLRHWKLLNGDQVPFDEAFFRDQEERIIRHTGHSGASTAHAQADQSGLVRTAGLARNQVPFLVISAPADPVYPPGHAVHLSQAVGAARLVEVAGLGHALPPAVWPRLARAIEEHTARTGS